Proteins encoded within one genomic window of Deinococcus apachensis DSM 19763:
- a CDS encoding cupin domain-containing protein, whose protein sequence is MKTVQTGIRSGDVIHNPISGETFRFLKTAAETGGTLLELECTVTPGGRLAAPLTHIHPKQNETFVIFEGHLRTVIGGVERVYGPGETVFIPAGTPHIWFNASNRESVRFLIRFDNPGGWEVLFAATFDGAREGRTRPDGSMPLLPMAVALHRYPDHFYLAGPPIWLQKLIFALLFPVGRLLGHDVPYSVDHGRVPPVPQPS, encoded by the coding sequence ATGAAGACGGTACAGACAGGGATTCGGTCCGGCGACGTCATCCACAACCCCATCTCGGGCGAGACGTTCCGGTTCCTGAAGACGGCGGCGGAGACCGGCGGCACGCTGCTTGAACTCGAATGCACCGTGACCCCCGGCGGGCGGCTCGCCGCGCCCCTGACGCACATCCACCCGAAGCAGAACGAGACGTTCGTGATCTTCGAGGGCCACCTGCGCACGGTCATCGGCGGGGTGGAGCGGGTCTACGGGCCGGGCGAGACCGTGTTCATCCCCGCCGGGACGCCGCACATCTGGTTCAACGCGAGTAACCGGGAAAGCGTGCGCTTCCTGATCCGCTTCGACAACCCGGGCGGCTGGGAGGTGCTGTTCGCCGCCACCTTCGATGGCGCCCGGGAGGGCCGGACCCGCCCGGACGGCTCCATGCCGTTGCTGCCGATGGCGGTCGCCCTGCACCGCTACCCGGACCACTTCTACCTCGCCGGGCCGCCGATCTGGTTGCAAAAGCTGATCTTCGCCCTGCTGTTTCCGGTCGGTCGCCTGCTGGGACATGACGTGCCGTACAGCGTGGACCACGGCCGCGTGCCCCCCGTTCCCCAACCGAGCTGA
- a CDS encoding carboxypeptidase-like regulatory domain-containing protein: MHAKKTTNIALLSLLALSAALAAPGKPGSGTVQGQVLDTRGQPLEGVTVWIKPVVTTGVAEVLTDEAGRYTVEGLPPVGYRAYAWLGVRYDGQKFCYRLALGKTSEYNPFVPRNGVVRNFQWKLSGRIPDWDDDSSELGYFGGSISPMQGGFQDRWVTQQDQIELSLTPVGPLIDGSTGKALTRTVPALKIAVDIPIGTYKVKATFIDKNGKREALVVSNDRSGSFGNEATIKFLGADGSCTGSYGGGAGRSYVYWRFK; encoded by the coding sequence ATGCACGCGAAGAAGACGACCAACATTGCCCTCCTTTCCCTCCTCGCCCTCTCCGCCGCCCTCGCCGCCCCCGGCAAGCCTGGCTCCGGCACCGTGCAGGGTCAGGTTCTCGACACCCGCGGCCAGCCCCTGGAGGGTGTCACCGTCTGGATCAAGCCCGTCGTCACGACCGGCGTCGCCGAGGTCCTGACCGACGAGGCGGGCCGCTACACGGTCGAGGGCCTGCCCCCCGTGGGCTACCGCGCCTACGCCTGGCTGGGGGTCCGTTACGACGGCCAGAAGTTCTGCTACCGCCTCGCCCTGGGCAAGACCTCCGAGTACAACCCCTTTGTGCCCAGGAACGGCGTCGTCCGCAACTTCCAGTGGAAGCTCTCGGGCCGCATTCCCGACTGGGACGACGACAGCAGCGAACTCGGCTACTTCGGCGGCTCCATCTCCCCGATGCAGGGCGGCTTTCAGGACCGCTGGGTGACCCAGCAGGACCAGATCGAGCTGAGCCTCACCCCGGTGGGCCCGCTGATTGACGGCTCCACGGGCAAGGCCCTGACGAGGACCGTGCCCGCGCTGAAGATCGCGGTGGACATCCCCATCGGGACCTACAAGGTGAAGGCGACCTTCATCGACAAGAACGGGAAGCGGGAGGCGCTGGTCGTGTCCAACGACCGGAGCGGGAGCTTCGGGAACGAGGCGACGATCAAGTTCCTGGGTGCCGATGGGAGCTGCACCGGCAGCTACGGCGGGGGCGCGGGCCGGTCCTACGTCTACTGGCGCTTCAAGTGA